In one Diabrotica virgifera virgifera chromosome 7, PGI_DIABVI_V3a genomic region, the following are encoded:
- the LOC126888572 gene encoding uncharacterized protein LOC126888572: MSKRQYIRRGVQQQEPQPHIFDLYQKPLFDNTIRKEEFRTYTPYIKSFNNSDVVEFIINQSDAFFAIHETLLEIKGSIEKVGDGVVSLAPNAGAFLFDTCTYIQSSHDMEIVRDPGVVSTIRSLLCYTPEDSKFLSTAGWNYPNNPYISGDNFSLLIPIKHIFNIFNDYNKLTYGRQVFRFVRARNDRDCILVKEPNATTTTTVSLTVSSMELKVKHVFPNDDMKIELMTPIKNNVPITIPFRKWELNELPSLTSGSRREIWSVKTTSSVERPRYVIVAFQTSKRDDIHADPTLFDHIRMSSVRLVINGEYWPNERMQLDFAKNDYAIAHYNYTEFFPSYTLSSTKHPILDYAAFKKYALFVFDCSKQDDTSFRSGTVDVKLEIEADEGFPAGTRAYCLIVHDSLLEYFPLTEVIKNII; encoded by the coding sequence ATGTCAAAACGTCAATACATTCGACGGGGGGTTCAACAGCAGGAGCCTCAACCTCATATTTTCGATCTTTACCAAAAACCTCTGTTCGATAATACTATTAGAAAAGAAGAATTTCGTACATATACACCATACATCAAATCATTTAATAATAGTGACGTTGTCGAATTTATCATAAATCAATCAGATGCATTTTTTGCGATACACGAAACGCTGTTGGAAATTAAAGGAAGTATAGAGAAAGTAGGTGATGGCGTGGTTTCTCTTGCACCGAATGCTGGAGCTTTCTTGTTTGATACATGTACGTATATCCAAAGTTCACATGATATGGAAATAGTTAGAGACCCAGGTGTAGTTAGCACTATTCGcagtttgttatgttatactcCTGAAGATTCCAAGTTTCTCAGTACTGCAGGATGGAACTATCCGAATAATCCATATATATCGGGAGACAACTTTAGTCTACTGATTCCGATAAAACATATATTCAACATTTTCAACGACTACAATAAATTAACCTATGGCCGTCAAGTGTTTCGATTTGTTCGAGCACGCAATGATAGAGACTGTATTCTAGTGAAAGAACCTAATGCTACAACAACAACAACAGTATCTTTAACTGTTTCCAGCATGGAACTCAAGGTCAAGCATGTCTTTCCCAATGATGATATGAAAATTGAATTAATGACTCCGATTAAGAATAATGTGCCGATAACTATACCTTTCCGTAAATGGGAGCTCAATGAACTACCTTCACTTACGTCAGGATCTCGACGCGAGATATGGAGTGTAAAGACAACTTCATCTGTTGAACGCCCACGCTATGTCATTGTGGCTTTTCAAACTTCTAAACGAGATGACATACACGCTGATCCAACGTTATTTGATCACATTAGAATGTCCAGCGTGCGATTGGTTATTAATGGAGAATACTGGCCTAACGAGAGAATGCAATTGGATTTTGCAAAAAATGACTATGCTATAGCTCACTATAACTATACGGAATTCTTTCCTAGTTATACTCTTTCCTCAACAAAACATCCCATCTTAGATTATGCTGCTTTCAAGAAATATGCCTTATTTGTTTTTGACTGTTCCAAGCAGGATGATACGTCATTCAGATCAGGAACCGTTGATGTTAAACTGGAAATCGAAGCAGATGAAGGTTTTCCGGCAGGCACTCGAGCCTACTGTTTAATTGTTCACGACAGCCTACTCGAATACTTTCCTCTAACAGAagttatcaaaaatattatttaa
- the LOC126888573 gene encoding uncharacterized protein LOC126888573 gives MTVPKYDDVAFRNFTYKQTTPFIIYADFECQLHNFIDSNVKLSKTAKYQKHVPYSAGYYLKCAYDDSLSYFRSYRGENCMEWFAKEMAEISKFVNSKIKSIVPMVKKPSTSGAIACHICEKRFLATDIIVVDHDHFTGEVRGFAHQACNLNFRKVFVVPVAFHNFSGYDSHFMIIDLCKHGHLSLLPINKEKYISFTLHSDEHKIRLRFIDTMRFMGASLDELASLLDTSEKKILKQEFYSLDDDAFNLLTCKGIFCYDYVDSLEKLEETSLPTISHFYNKLCDEHISEQKYAHAQKVWSTFECKNLGEYSDLYLKTDILLLADVFEQFRQKCRDTYHLDPAWYYTIPGYTWDCMLRYTKCRLELLKDVDMILFIEKGIRGGISVCSNRFSEANNKYMSTYDPTQPSKYIMYLDVNNLYGWAMSEYLPFGGFKWIEDVTKFGVASKSTKLPKGHIDIMSIPNAAKEGYFFQVDLEYPRELHDKHKDFPFAAEHRIPPGSKLPKLLPTLFNKSKYIIHYRNLKQALSNGLILTKIHKVLKFNQSAWLQPYIELNTNLRAASKSSFEKNLYKMMNNAVFGKTMENIRRHRTVKICKNWNGRYGAKNLIASIRFHSRTIFSENLVAIELTKSVVCFNKPLYIGAAILDISKLCMYDFHYSFMLPTMGEENCMLLYMDTDSFIYELQCLDAYKEVLKAHNSKFDTSDYSENNPYMIERLNKKIPGLMKDEANGKIITHFIGLRSKMYTFKLQTTDEEREKERERLKLKLNKEQIDCGIQNLGITKKAKGVKYNVVKNIITFEDFENCLKEYKIKSTNQRCIRSYQHSVFSIEQTKTALSPYDDKRYLIPESFKTLPWGHCDIP, from the coding sequence ATGACTGTTCCCAAATACGATGATGTTGCTTTTAGAAATTTCACATACAAACAAACCACTCCCTTTATCATATATGCtgattttgaatgtcagttacaTAATTTTATAGATTCTAATGTAAAACTAAGCAAAACAGCAAAATACCAAAAGCATGTACCTTATAGTGCAGGCTATTACTTAAAATGTGCTTACGATGACAGCTTATCATATTTTCGAAGCTACAGAGGTGAAAATTGCATGGAGTGGTTTGCAAAAGAAATGGCTGAAATATCCAAATTTGTCAATTCTAAAATAAAATCAATTGTACCTATGGTTAAAAAGCCTAGTACAAGTGGGGCAATTGCCTGTCATATTTGTGAAAAACGCTTTTTAGCTACAGATATAATTGTTGTAGATCATGATCATTTTACCGGAGAGGTAAGAGGTTTTGCACACCAAGCATGCAATTTAAACTTCAGAAAGGTATTTGTTGTGCCAGTAGCCTTCCATAATTTTAGTGGATATGACTCACATTTCATGATTATCGATTTATGCAAACATGGGCACCTGAGCTTACTTcctattaataaagaaaaatatatttcttttactCTACATTCAGATGAGCATAAAATAAGACTAAGATTTATCGATACTATGAGATTTATGGGAGCTTCACTCGATGAATTAGCATCACTTTTAGATACTTCAGAGAAGAAGATTTTAAAACAAGAATTTTATAGTTTAGATGATGATGCATTTAATTTATTAACTTGCAAAGGAATATTTTGCTATGATTATGTAGATAGTTTGGAAAAATTAGAGGAAACTTCTTTACCTACAATTagtcatttttataataaattatgtgATGAACATATTAGCGAACAGAAGTATGCTCATGCGCAGAaagtttggtctacatttgaatGTAAAAATTTGGGAGAGTATAGCGATTTGTACCTAAAAACAGATATTTTGCTTCTGGCTGATGTATTTGAACAATTTAGACAAAAATGTAGGGATACGTACCATTTAGATCCTGCGTGGTATTATACCATACCAGGTTATACATGGGACTGTATGCTTAGGTATACAAAATGTAGATTAGAGTTATTAAAAGATGTGGATATgattttgtttattgaaaaaggCATAAGAGGCGGAATATCTGTGTGTAGTAACCGATTTTCGGAAGCTAACAATAAGTACATGTCAACATATGACCCCACACAACCCTCTAAGTACATCATGTATTTAGATGTAAATAATCTCTATGGTTGGGCTATGAGTGAATATTTACCTTTTGGAGGATTTAAGTGGATTGAAGATGTAACCAAATTTGGTGTTGCATCTAAATCCACTAAACTTCCCAAGGGTCATATTGATATTATGTCAATTCCGAATGCTGCGAAGGAGGGCTATTTCTTTCAAGTGGACTTAGAGTATCCACGTGAATTACATGACAAACATAAAGATTTTCCATTTGCTGCCGAACACCGCATTCCTCCCGGTTCAAAACTACCAAAATTATTGCCAACTCTTTTTAATAAGTCaaaatatattattcattatagAAATTTAAAGCAGGCTTTATCCAACGGATTAATTTTAACTAAAATACATAAAGTTTTGAAATTTAATCAATCTGCATGGCTGCAGCCCTATATTGAGTTAAATACTAACTTACGGGCTGCATCTaagagcagttttgagaaaaatctcTATAAAATGATGAACAATGCTGTGTTTGGTAAGACCATGGAGAATATAAGGAGGCATAGaactgtaaaaatatgtaaaaattggaATGGAAGGTATGGAGCCAAAAACTTGATTGCAAGTATTCGGTTTCACAGTCGTACTATCTTTAGTGAAAACCTGGTGGCCATCGAACTAACCAAATCAGTAGTGTGTTTTAATAAGCCTCTGTATATAGGTGCAGCAATCCTAGACATatcaaaattatgtatgtatgattTTCATTACTCCTTCATGCTTCCAACGATGGGAGAAGAAAATTGTATGTTATTGTACATGGATACAGATAGCTTTATCTATGAATTACAGTGTTTAGATGCATATAAGGAGGTTTTAAAGGCACACAACTCTAAATTCGATACATCTGACTATTCGGAAAATAACCCGTACATGATAGaacggttaaataaaaaaatccctGGTCTAATGAAGGATGAAGCTAATGGAAAAATTATTACTCATTTTATTGGTCTAAGATCAAAAATGTATACATTTAAATTACAAACAACTGATGAAGAGAGAGAAAAAGAGAGAGAACGTTTAAAACTGAAACTAAACAAGGAACAAATTGATTGTGGCATTCAAAATTTAGGTATAACCAAAAAAGCAAAAGGTGTAAAATATAATGTAGTCAAAAATATAATCAcatttgaagattttgaaaattGTTTAAAAGAATACAAAATTAAAAGCACAAACCAAAGGTGTATTCGGTCATATCAACATTCAGTATTCAGCATAGAGCAAACAAAAACGGCCCTAAGTCCTTATGATGATAAACGATATTTAATACCAGAATCCTTTAAGACGCTTCCCTGGGGGCATTGTGATATACCataa